tggaataacagctacacttgaagtgcatagaacccacattttgaaaatgtaataaaactccactaatgcatttcaaaaacgtcagaacggcccgtccgtcgtaatccaagtgccctgaagcctcggcatgcaaaactgacttgaaaagacgtaatttactccacttttatagcatcatttctcaccgtggtcagttagcttGCCCTGCACTTcgagtgtagctgttattccggatagctgttatcctctgataccccgcatgagttttgtggattaaaaaactacactggacttcttgtcggcatgagggtcaaacagaataaaaaagagctatcaatgcaAAGAACCATAACAAGTGGCAATAACAGTAATAACACACTATCTCTCTCTACCAGTGCACCAgtgtctccctccttctctctcacacatacccacacatgcacacaccacaCCTCGCAATGTTTGAGGTAAACTGtgtgcatatatatgtatatgtatctatctatatatgtatatatgtatacacacattttcaattaataataattaaataacttAAGTGCAATGTTCACattttcatagtttttttttgctgaaactAAACCAACTAACTATAAAGCTGCATAAAGCTGAGGAGAGCTACCGAGTCAGCTGATCATTATCTGTAAGTTCATCGCTACCAGAGATGTTTCACATTGTTTTCATATTGTTATTTCatacattattattacaaaGATATTAATTGCAGCCTTTTTAAATCAAAGACAAGCAAAAACCGTTAAATCATCAATATCATGCCTTTGAGAAGAAACAAGTTTTGAGATGACGTTGCTGACCTGACCATCTGCATGTATTTCATAGGGGACATAAAAGACAGAGCTTGGTACTTACTGTGACCCTTTCCTgcctctggctctggctctggctctcgctctcgctctcgctctggctctggctctggctctggctctggcaCTGGCACTGTGGAAAAATATGGGAAAAATGGCGATATGGGAAAAAAGACAGACCAGCTGTTATGCCAGTGTCAGTAAATGGGGATACAATTTAACATTACTCAAGACATTTACTTCCCTGGATTTGTCTGATCTGATGTGTTGCTCTTCTTTCCTATTCAATTGTAATATGTAACAAGTTTACAAGATAAAGTGTAtttatcagtccctccaggatcttaCAGCaaaaaccttgaatttgtggccaattttgtcaaaaattacaataaaaaatgtggcatttttatgtgattttttgcaggaaattgctgcaaatgacaaaaattggggctaatgacaaaaggagaaaaaaatgtgattttttaatGAAACTACGACctccaaaaaataagtcatgtaatcacttgctataatcatcatactgaatattacaaaaatagctgaaaatgttttttattgttatcttctttagttttatttaattagtttcaaaacataaCATCCAATAATGTTGCAGAAAATCTTGAGTGAATATAgtagctctcaaaccagacaatgtgactgtaaaacaacatgtaagctacatcttttgtaaacaacattttaataaattcaacacatattgtGTGCAAATTCTTATGTCAGTACAAGAAcgtttctccatactgcaatgccGTATTTGATGACCCGTCAGATTACGTTGGAAATGACGCCGCGTGTGTGACGACTTCTGGTTGGCCGGAAAATGTGGAAAAACGCAGAAAAATCACAGGACTTTTGAAAAAATTGCAAGCCCCCGCAAATATTGCACACTATAGTTGAATTTGCGTGAATTATTGCGATCGCAAGATCGCGATTTACTGGAGGGACTGATTtataggtccagtgtgtcagatttagggggattttgtggcatctgatggtgaggattgcagactgcaaccagctgagacTTCTACTGGTTAgagttccttcagtgttcattgttcagaggGGGTTtattgggagctgaattatccacagggGTCTCCTTCTCTAAAAAAAGAGACCAGACCAGGTGATTTCAACCCATAGAACAAGTGTTTTTCAGAGACTGTTCTGCGTGAGACGTGTTGGTAGCCTCGCACCTGCTCATGTttgctcatctttttttctgttacttaagaaaacactgaataaagcagtttcacatttaaaaatctgtgttttacaGATGCTCTTGTCGTGGAGGAGCTGCCAATTAAGGTGGCCAatacaaaaatatgaatggccCAGTATTTGGTTTTTCCaccctgggctactgtagaaacattgcagtgcaacatggcggtgTCTGTAAGCGAGGACCAgttccctatgtagatataaatggctcattcttaGGCAATGAAAACAcgtcttattttcaggtgattaaacactaaagaaacgtactatatcatattccatttctgccaatgtatccTCAaagatcctacacactggacctttaacatgtagcatatatatattttcacttttttcattttaggTTAGAAATACCCACCGATACTGAGAAGAATATCGCATTGTCTGACTTCGGGTGAGTCTTTGACCTTAACAAGGCAGATGTAATTTCCCACATCCCGATCATCTACTTGGCTCAGTCTCAGTGAAATATTTCCGGCGGCCATTTGTTCATGGAAGAGAGATGTTCTACCTGTGAAATTCCTGTCCTGATGCTCTAGATCATCCTTCCCTTTTCGATAGAGGTGCACTTCTTTTTCCTTGTGAGTCCACTCAACTCTTACAGCTTTCAGGTCGTATGTGGGCTCTTTGTAGCATGGCAGAACAATGTCATCCCTCACTTTGGCTTCAACTGTTTCATGTTTGCCGGTCACATCAGACTCTCCTGGGTAAACAAACATTGCATTTAGCCTTACTGTTGCAGTATCACACTATAACACTTTGTTTCTCAATATTGATTAAGACAAAGACAGCTGAACAGCTGGTCTTTTATTACAGTTCACAGGCCTATAAAAAAAATTTTCAACTAAATGTAGCACAAATTTTAACAAAatttcctgaaaaaaaaaaatcatgaaaagaaaatacaaaatagtGCACATTTCCATCCTCTAGGCTATACTGTTGTGCTAATATTTGGACTTGGGCACATCAGGGTCATGGAACCTATTATAAGAGCTAAATACTGGACTCAAAGATGACGTCCAAGCATATTTTCCCAAATTGAGTGTTGTAGTATGATCAGCGGGAGACCATTAATGTGTGAAGTGAGTTAGGGGACACTACACTGCAGAGTATTGACATTACTGAATAATTTTGTTATATCTCTTCTCGGTGTTGCACTTTGTAGACGGTCCCTGTTAACACGTTCTGCAGTCTTtttccatcccacctcacactgtttagctgcagcagctgtaatAGATGTTACAGCAGGGCTTTATCGCTCTTACCGAACACCCAAATGCTATAGCTGCCGTTACTTTTCTTCAGTTCACCAGAGGGGAGAAATAGCCTACTGACTTCACTCTACAAGCCTATAGAGgacacacctgacacacctgtTGTAGCGTCTTCCGCTGAATCAATGGCCACTCTCAAACCCTTGTTTGAGAGTTCCATTCCCCTGTCCGGAggtattttcccagtattcaccggctcattagacattatcccttacatatacatatacacatatatatatatatatatatatatatacacacacacacacacacacatatatacatatatatatatatattttatacatatatacacactgaacaaaaatataaacgcaacacttttgtttttgctcccatttttcatgagctgaactcaaagctctaaaacattttctatacacacattttctcacaaatattgttcacaaatctgtctaaaatctgtgttagtgagcacttctcctttgccgagataatccatcccacctcacgggtgtggcatatcaagatgctaattagacagcatgaatattgcacaggtgtgccttaggctggccacaataaaaggccactctaaaatgttcagtttcatcacacagcacaatgccacagatgtcgcaagttttgagggagcgtgcaattggcatgctgactgcaggaatgtccaacagagctgttgcccatgaattgaatgttcatttctctaccataagccatctccaaaggcgtttcagacaatttggcagtacatccaaccggcctcacaaccgcagaccacgtgcaaccacaccagcccaggacctccacatccagcatgttagtaggttcgttcgagatgagccaggcctgcacagattcgatcaccggcgatcggcgcacaatgcatgccggttagttttgtgtccgacttcacccTGACTTGCTCTgatgtattacaaaagtggacggcgatacaaccgcgagagcgaggcggccgcagtttttagagccaggcgctgtagttgctctccaccgactgcaccacCTGGCTCTCagctgatctaacagctgattggtttagatgtcgacTCCACACTATGACGTTTCAgataaacttttaatttttgttgaattttagagattaagattgtatttgtctgatctgagggtttattctgtgaacagaaaacatgttgtgtgactgatggtgaagtttagttgtcagagactgaatacattcatcataaacttgacaacaatacattcagagctgccgcaagtctcctacgggggcgtggcgctgacgtcactgaatcaggaagtgagctgagtggggtatctcgctttatccaatacaaagagcatggataccaaaaGGCGAAGCTCCGatgaatttttgccaacagccactaggggcgctaccaccattttggactgttgagcttggactgttgcgcccagacaacatgcaagatttcaaggagagaggagaaaaaaagtaaaagaaaacagtgtagtgcaattaactgcaacaactatcagtggaacaccccgcacctggccttccaccatttcccgaaggatcccgacaggtaagaactcctgaggtgtaagttttaaagtgttttaatatccatTTCATATGCcagctttgttttgttgtgtgtgtgtatatatatatatatatatatatatatatatatatatatatatatatatatacacacgtgtgtgtgtgtgtgtgtgtgtgtatatatatatatatatatatatatatatatatatatatacacacacatatggcctcttggaccatttatatcattatcatcactgctttagcattaaaatatatcatattaaaatagcctatatatattggacttccgggttgACTCAGCCCAAGATGGCAGCATAGGTAACTGGCTCCCGATCAGTACTCGAGAAAAACCCCCGAATTCAATTACCTTGATAGAAATATATACATCTGAAGCAGAGATGGAAAAAGGGGGGGAAATCAAgaagacaaacaaaccaaaagaaaaaaaaacaacccgaATTGACCAACGAAGACGGAGGTGATATAGCAGACCACATGGTCTGCTATATCACCAAGGCGGCTGCAGTGATTCGAACGGGACTTAAAGATATTGTTAAGGAGATCCAGGACTTTAAAACTGAGCTGAAAATGAAGTTCACCAcattcagagaagaaatcaaaAAGGAAATGAAGGAAGAACTCGAGGTTTTTAAGAAGGACATTAACCAGCGGCTCAcagaaacaacagcagagctaaCCATACAAACTACGAGAATCACTGAGACCGAACAGAGAATCGAAGAGCTAGAAAACTGGAACATTGAGGCAAAAGAAGCCCTACTTCAGTCAGTAAAACAACAGAGAATACTACAAGATATGCTGACAGACCAAGAGGAAAGAAACAGACGGAATAATATCTGCATCTTCGGTCTGAAAGAGGGAGCAGAGGGCAGCTCTGTAACACAATTTATTGAACAACTTCTGAAAAACGAGCTGCCTCTGCCGACAAACATGGATCTACAAATACAGCGGGCACACAGAGCTTTACTGCCGAAACCAGACGCTGATAACCCCCCGAGATCTATTGTGGTCAACTTCCTTCAATACACGGTGAAAGAGACGGTGCTGAGGGAAGCCTGGAAGAAAAAAATTCACTATCAAAACCGAGCACTCTTTTTCGACCATGACTACGCCACCGAGGTTGtccagaaaagaaaagaatacaACGGTATTAAAAAAGCTCTTAAGGAGAAAGGAATACGCTTCCAGGCGCCTTTGACGAAAATCAGGATCCACTGGGAAACTGGCCCGCGGACATACGAGAGTGCACAGGAGGCTGCGAAAGAGCTGAGCTGGAGAGGAATCACGGCAGAGGTGCCGGGGAGAGGTGCAGCCAGGACCGGGATGGAGGAGCGACTCCAGCGGGCACTACCGTGGCAACGAGTCGGTAACTCAGAAGATACTGCTTTGCGAGCCAAGCAGAGACTTCAGGAATTTCAAAGGAAATAATGGAGAAAGACGTATGTGAGTGCATTGAAAAGACTAATTAAGGACAGATTAATATTGATTGCACTCCCTGAATTGGTCAAAATATTGATCGATTGTCTTCCCTTGCTATATCTGATCGGTAGCTAAGAACATACTTTTTGCTAGGAGGTTAATGCAGAGACATTATTGGACAATAAGACCAAACCTACCTAGAGAGGGGCCCCCATATGCTGCGGGATATTCCCCTCACCCCACGAAGGTAACGTGGGAGGCACACACATGGATACATGCCTACTTTTGGAAGTCAAATTGTTCCCTGTTCTATATCAAACTGGTTCTATGTTCTTACGAAGTTGTTGTTGGTTGCCATGGTTACGATACGGATCCAAGTAAAGTACAagattttacaaaaacaatatgaGTAATATCTCACTAGTGTCATTAAATTTAAATGGGCTGAACAACCCAATTAAGAGAAGTAAGGTAATTTTGAAAATGAGAAAACTTAAAGCACAAGTCATCTTCATCCAGGAAACACATTTATCTCAGGAAGAGCATGAAAAGCTCAAGAAATTTGGTTATAGAAACACTTTCTATAGCACATGCAAGCGGAGCCGTAAAAGAGGGGTTGCAATAATGATACAAAACGCAGTCAATTTTGAATGCTTAGAAGAAATTAATGATGAAGAGGGACGATATGTTCTTGTTAAAGGAAAATTAGAGAACAAGATAGTCACATTAATTAATGTATATGCCCCGCCAGAAAGTGATAAACATTTCTTTACAGTTCTATTTACAATTATAGCATCAGAAACAGAAGGCATTGTGATGTGTGCTGGGGATTTTAATGTAATTCTGGATCATAAGATAGACACAACAAGCACAAAAAGAAGTAAGACTCACTTAACTAAATTTATGAATATGTCACTGAAGGAACAGGGTATGGCAGATGTATGGAGAGAACTCCACCCAACAAAGAAAGACTATACACACTAttccaacacacacaacactcaTTCTAGAATAGACTATGTATTTATGAATAGCTGGGACATGCACAAGGTGAAAGAACGTGAAATTGGAGTGGCTGATATTTCAGACCACAACAAAGTTCATTTAACTGTACAAATGAATAATAGACATAAAAATACAACTTGGAAACTAAACAGTGGCATAATGAACAATAAAGTAATAATTGAGCAAATtagaaaggaaataaaaagatgTATCGAAGAAAATGCTACAGATGAAATTAACCCAATTATCCTATGGGACACTGTAAAGGCCGTAATTAGAGGAAAATTAATAGCTCAAATCAAAAGAAGCTAAAACAAGCGGCTTATCTTGATCTGACAGGAAAATtaaaaaacctggaaatgaaatatcaaaacaaccaaaatattCAACTCCTACAGGAAATGAAGACCATAAAAGGGGAAATAGACGAAATTCTGAgaggagagatagagaaaaaACTTAGATTTGTGAAACAGGAATATTATGAATCTGGCCCTAAAGCTACTAGACTACTGGCAAGGCGAATTAGGAAACAACAGGCGCTAAATACAATACACTAAATCAGAGACCCTCAATCGGCAGGATTACTACAAAAACCTATATACACAACTACCCTCATCTAGTGAGGAGGCAAAAAGACAGTTTCTCAACTCACTCGATTTGCCAGCTATTGGAGAATTACAAAACAACGACCTCACAGCTCCTATAACACCTGAGGAAATATCCAAGACTATATCTAAGCTTAAAGCCAATAAAACCCCTGGAGGTGATGGTTTCCCATCGGAGTGGTACAGAACTTTTAAGGAGGAACTGATACCTCTCCTTGCAGCTTCCTTTAATTGGACTCTCAAAGAAGGCCACTTACCACCATCCTGGAAAGAGGCAATAATTTCAATAATTCCCAAAGAAGGAAAAGACACAGAATATTGTAACAACTTCAGACCAATATCAGTTCTTTATGTGGATTACAAGATATATACATCTATTATAGCACAAAGATATGAGAAATTTATAAATGACCTAATTGACGAAGACCAAACCGGTTTTATTGCAGGGCACCAAACACAAGATAGCATTAGGAGGACCATACGGATAATTAACACAAcacaaactaataaaaacagtgCTGTTTTGTTAAGTCTCGATGCTGAAAAAGCCTTCGATAGTGTAAATTGGGACTTCCTATATTTAGTATTAGAAAGATTCGGATTTAATAAAGACTCAATTAATTGTATTAAAACTATCTTTCAAAATCCTACAGCCAGAATAAAAGTTAATGGGAGTCTAACGGAAAGAATAATGTTAGGAAGAGGTACGCAACAGGGATGCTGCTTATCTCCACTCCTCTTTGCTATATATATTGAGCCATTAGCCCAGGCGATTAGACAgagtgaggaaataaaagggATTAATATTAATGGACAGGAACATATAATAAGTCTATTTGCGGATGATATTATGATATACCTGGACAGCCCCAATACGACTTTTACTCAGCTAATGCATCTCATAAAAGAATTCGGTGAGCACTCAggatacaaaataaatgtaaataaaacacagaTCTTGACCTTTAATTATACCCCATCCCCACAAATCAGGAGAACTTACCAATTAAAATGGCAATcaaaaactattaaatatctcAGTGTGACTTTAACAAAACAGCTCGCTCACCTTTATAAAGCAAATTATGACCAGATCCATTTCCAAATTAGTAGAGACATAGAAAGATGGTCAACCCTGCCATTAGATTTTAACTCTAGAAttgaagtaattaaaatgaacatttttccTAGACtactatattttttttcaatgtctGCCTATTAGGATTCCACGAGAAAAGTTTAAAATTTGGGATAAAATGATCTCCAGATTTGTATGGAATGGTAAAAAACCACAGATAAAATATTGTACACTACAATTGGAAAAAGATAAAGGAGGTATGGCACTTCCCAATTTGAAAGACTATTATCGTGCAGCACAACTCAGACCAGTGGTCAAGTGGTGTGATGAAGACTACTGCAAAGTGGAAAGACATTGAGAGGGCGGTGGCAGGTATTCCAacccagtccctgattggcaaTGCTGAATTAATGAAGTCACTACAAGACACGATCGATCCAATAACTTTGCACACATTGAATCTCTGGTTTGACTTTACCAAACAACACAAATTAGAGAGAGATTTAAAATTGTTAAGTTGGTTTGCATATGATGACAGATTTAAGCCAAGCTTAAGTGACCACAACTTCAGGGACTGGGGCAGGAAAGGGCTTACAGCCATGTGTACATTAACAAAGAATGGGAATGTAATGAACTTCCAGGAGTTAAAAACAAGTTATGGATTAGAAAACCGGGACCATTTTAGATACCTACAGTTAAGGGACTATTTTATAAAGGAAATACAAACTGTGAAAACTTTAAATGGTGTACTTGATGTAATGACCAGGACATACAGTGGAACTCAGTACTGTACCGAAATCTGAGAGACTCAGAAGCTGCTTCTACTCTGTACATTAAAGAGAAGTGGGAGAGGGAACTGAACATCAACATTACTTTGGAAGAATGGCATGAAATGTgtgaaacacaacacacaactaCAAATTCAAGAACATGGAGGGAATTCGGATGGAAAAACCTGACTCGCTCCTTCATTACACCTAAATTGAAGAGTAAATAAACTGGTTCCCAACATACATGTTGGCGGTTAtgtggagagagagaagcaAACCATACACACATCTTCTGGAAGTGTCATAAACTTAACTTGTTCTGGGAAAGTGTACATAACATAATGAAAGACATTTTGGGATATGTAATACCAAGggaatgtaaagttatgtatcTTGGAAGTTTGAATAAATATGTTCTAGAAAAAGACAGATACTTAACCAAAATGTTATTGGTCACATGTAAAAAAGCAATAACAAGAAATTGGTGCAGGACTGAACCACCCACTATAACTCAATGGCTAGAGATCATAAGAGAGGTCTGCACCATAGAGAGAATGACCCATCAGCTtaaaatgagagaaaatgtCTTCTTAACTAAGTGGGAGAAATGGACACAATACGACACAGTGAATGATGCCTAAGGATTGACTGATTTGGATTTATGTACTCTGTTTGGGATAATGGATGCCAGTAACCATGACTGttattcttctgttttttgtttcttactTAACATATCTGTCCTAATTTTCTATTCAATTCTGCGATGGAATAcatgatttaaaatatatatttctttgtttaaatgtaataaacTCCAATAAAAATGTGAGTGTCaaaaaatagcctatatattattattattattactgtccccttactgtacaaactgtaaataaatctttattcctgactatgtgacaatgccattaatgtgtttctagttaaattgaatttctatttattcatttatttattttttggtagattggcttatggggtgattttgaaggagtaattaagttaatcttctcataagtggatgtaatatgtagagatgccatctaggccgtttttcttcgtttttttttttttaaagtctatattttgctttacaaaaacatgaaaaagcagctgtgaccaagctatcacgaggtgagtagtattgtaagcataattaatagtgatatacttcagtttgtctgtgtgtttttgtatgcaagcgggtctgctgcggtctgctgacagtccaaaatggcggctgtaagacgaaaccatgggcgagtctgttgctatggggcgttctattgagcttcgcctcttggtatccatgctctttgtcCAATATCTCTTAGGCGGTGGGCCGAAGTCGctatctgcttttgtttttgaaatgatcGATCCTCAGCGATAGAGTAGCtgcttttttaacattaacttaatatattttttctgaacAAGTTTCCGTTTGTTGGCAGTCTCAATtcgatcatatttttatgaaaactaAACTTATGTTTGATAAACTAAATCAGGCAAACGCTATGGCGTACTATACCGCAAACCAATCAACAACAAGTTCCAGCGTCACCTGACTTGAAGTGTGCCAATGATATTCGCCCAAATAGGAAGTAAACACCGCTCAGAGGAGTTGACCGGAATTGACCGGAGTTAACCGTAAACAGTATGTAGTCTGTGTCTTTATGCTATCTAACCGACAGTATTCTCCTGGACATTTTCTGCATATCTTCCGTGAGAAGCTGAAGACGTTTCTAACGTTAACTTAGTTGAAGTGTTTTGAACAGTTATTCACGTTGTGTATTAGCTCATTAGCCACCGATGTGTTGTTAGCATTCATCACTAGCAAAGTGAACGGACTTTTAGCCGCAGTACAGCTAACTCAGCTTACTAATGAGGCTGCAGTTCATAGTTTCCGATGAGGAGAACCTGAGGAATAAACTGACTGTGCTGTGAGTAACCCAGCTAACGCTCAGAGTATCCTGACTGCACCGCTCGGGCCCCGCTGTCATGGACGACATCGACGGGCCGTCTTCATCTTCgccactgactgaatgaatgactgaaaggCTGTTACACATCGTCTGGACACGTGTGACATCTTGATCCTCGCCTGCTGGTTCGAGAGACCATGGAGTTGACAGGAAATCAGACGCAAACTATCTAACTATCAGACTATGTGATGActatggtattagtacttttactgaacaaaaggatctgaatacttcaccattgtatgatatatgaatatttatgatatgaaaattgaaattgaatgtaCTGTCCAAAGTCAAAACCACAATGTTGTACAAACCAATCTGCTGTATTGCCCTCTCTTTATTCTTGCGAGCTCTCTCAATGTTTCTTCTGTTGGCATATTGCATATAACATTCTCGGTGGTAGCCAACATTAGCTGgcacacaaagacattttcctTTAACTCATATTTTTCTACAGCTATTGCTGCAACTTGGCTTTCTTTAGTATCAAAACTGACCCACTCCAGAGAACTTCTTACAAATGCTGCCCAACTTTCGACTGAAAATCGTATGATATTAGGAGCTGTGTTGCCTGCTACATGCATGCAGCACTCCATATTTTCCAGGATGCATCCTTAGCTGCAGATGTGCTAGCTAAGGTAAACATGTGTTTGGGTTGATGCAAATGagatgacataaaaaaaaaaaaatcaaatcaagtggAGAAAACGACTCAGACTCATCACTTGTTGTATATTGTAGTTTATTAGGTCATTCATTAGACTCTAGAAGCTTATAAACTAGTCAGTTTAGGGTCTATTATTAAgaaatatatacacatatattacAATTACTCTTTTGTTTAGTATTAGAACAATATGAGAAGCAGATGTAACATATGCCTCTtgcatgttacattaaatacatcagTTGAGCTTTAAATGGTCACTATGTCGAATAGCAACATCTTGAAATATAGAATATAGTTTTGCCAgtaattttgtgttattttcatatttttatgctgTTATCTTATATTTCAAATTTAATACTTGGCTACACAGTATCCAAGGTAACGATGTAGCTAAAAAGCCCATCACCGGGGGAACAAGTCAGACCGGGCTTGTATCCCCCACGTGAGTGTGTGACTGTTTAATGGAAAcctgtaaatattaatg
This Epinephelus lanceolatus isolate andai-2023 chromosome 15, ASM4190304v1, whole genome shotgun sequence DNA region includes the following protein-coding sequences:
- the LOC117266970 gene encoding V-set domain containing T-cell activation inhibitor 1-like isoform X2, with the translated sequence MKSILVSLLSLAVWSVTGESDVTGKHETVEAKVRDDIVLPCYKEPTYDLKAVRVEWTHKEKEVHLYRKGKDDLEHQDRNFTGRTSLFHEQMAAGNISLRLSQVDDRDVGNYICLVKVKDSPEVRQCDILLSIVPVPEPEPEPEPEREREREPEPEPEAGKGHINYAYFLIAIPVIGITVAVYLIQRRCKTTRGL
- the LOC117266970 gene encoding V-set domain containing T-cell activation inhibitor 1-like isoform X1, producing MKSILVSLLSLAVWSVTGESDVTGKHETVEAKVRDDIVLPCYKEPTYDLKAVRVEWTHKEKEVHLYRKGKDDLEHQDRNFTGRTSLFHEQMAAGNISLRLSQVDDRDVGNYICLVKVKDSPEVRQCDILLSIVPVPEPEPEPEPEREREREPEPEPEAGKGHINYAYFLIAIPVIGITVAVYLIQRRCKTTSKLQISLHFFFPI